The following proteins are encoded in a genomic region of Bubalus kerabau isolate K-KA32 ecotype Philippines breed swamp buffalo chromosome 15, PCC_UOA_SB_1v2, whole genome shotgun sequence:
- the LOC129628711 gene encoding F-box only protein 27-like — protein sequence MQAAAAAGPDEETMGASTSWGLPARVPAPHREPQEAPGPNQLPIEMLRKVLSYLPPSTLLRHCRPVCRRWRDVVDGWDLWRSILPWKHPDLWPVIRTCLPPADGPGPCILGRFCERRPIGRKLTANLPGKDLWNCMVLSGSDSSEEEEDLGARLKTSGETSYSPAYRCWYKGEILDLKEEGLWRELLDSGKIWISVCRRWTEQQGSDRMYQLVVKLLDANYAILHYFFHKRFPVRPRTGSFSFRIMHAFTNIKKGVRFVLFDHSVEGYDLWPEQCGVCRPQSSVIVRIRP from the coding sequence ATGCAGGCAGCAGCAGCCGCGGGGCCTGACGAGGAGACCATGGGTGCCTCAACCTCCTGGGGCCTGCCCGCCCGCGTCCCAGCTCCGCACCGCGAGCCACAGGAGGCTCCAGGCCCGAACCAACTGCCCATCGAGATGCTCCGGAAGGTGCTGAGCTACCTGCCTCCAAGCACGCTGCTCCGGCACTGCCGCCCGGTGTGCCGGCGCTGGCGAGACGTGGTGGACGGCTGGGACCTGTGGCGGAGCATCCTGCCTTGGAAACACCCCGACCTGTGGCCGGTCATCCGCACCTGCCTGCCCCCTGCTGACGGCCCCGGGCCCTGCATCCTGGGCCGCTTCTGCGAGCGCAGACCCATAGGACGCAAGCTCACCGCGAACCTCCCGGGCAAAGACCTCTGGAACTGTATGGTGCTGAGTGGTAGCGATAgctcagaggaagaggaagacttGGGGGCCAGGCTGAAGACTTCTGGGGAGACGAGCTACAGTCCTGCCTACAGGTGTTGGTACAAAGGAGAAATTTTGGACCTGAAGGAGGAGGGTCTGTGGCGGGAACTCCTGGATAGTGGAAAGATTTGGATTTCTGTCTGTCGCCGCTGGACAGAACAACAAGGCAGTGACCGGATGTATCAGCTAGTCGTCAAGCTTCTAGATGCCAACTATGCCATCTTGCATTATTTCTTCCATAAACGTTTTCCCGTCCGGCCGCGGACAGGCAGTTTCTCCTTTCGGATCATGCATGCGTTCACCAACATCAAGAAGGGCGTCCGCTTTGTGTTGTTTGACCACAGTGTCGAGGGCTATGATTTGTGGCCTGAGCAGTGTGGAGTCTGCAGGCCCCAATCCAGTGTCATCGTACGGATTCGTCCCTAG